The Anas acuta chromosome 7, bAnaAcu1.1, whole genome shotgun sequence genome has a window encoding:
- the INPP5F gene encoding phosphatidylinositide phosphatase SAC2 isoform X1, which yields MELFQAQDHYILQSGERALWCSRRDGRLQLRAATDLLLAWNPICLGLVEGVIGKVQLHTDLPWWLLLIRQKALIGKLPGDHEVYKITKIAVIPLSETEPQDLELELCKKHHFGINKPEKITQSPDDSKFLLKTLTQIKSNVSAPNKKKIKESKEKERLEKRLLEELFKMFMDSDSFYYSLTYDLTNSVQRQSACEKTDLSLWRKVDDRFFWNKHMIEDLIITDNTEVDFWIIPIIQGFVQIEELVVNYSESSDDEKSSPETPPQESTCVDDIHPTFLVALISRRSRHRAGMRYKRRGVDKNGNVANYVETEQLIHVHNHTLSFVQTRGSVPVFWSQVGYRYNPRPRLDKSENETVSCFRAHFEEQLKNYKKQVIINLVDQTGREKIIGDAYLKQVLLYNNANLTYVSFDFHEHCRGMKFENVQTLTDAIHDIILDMKWCWVDQAGVICKQEGIFRVNCMDCLDRTNVVQAAIARVVMEQQLKKLGVMPPEQPLPVKCNRIYQIIWANNGDAISRQYAGTAALKGDFTRTGERKLAGVMKDGVNSANRYYLNRFRDAYRQAVIDLMQGIPVTEDLYSIFTKEKEHEALHKESLRSHQELVSQLLQSYMKLLLPDDEKFHGGWALIDCDPSLIDATHKDVDVLLLLSNSAYYVAYYDDEIDKVNQYQRLSLEALEKIEIGPEPTLFGKPKFSCMRLHYKYKETSGYFHTLRAVVRNPEEDGKDTLQCIAEMLRITKQAMGLDVPIIEKKLERRSSKPHEDIIGIRSQNRGSLAQGKNYLLSKFSSLNQKVKQTKSNVNISNLRKLGSFTKPEVKVNFLKPNLKVNLWKSDSSLETLENPVADAKVHAESDTEMSDNDSFHSDDFLTNSKSDEDNQLTDSLENIGQTDYVLPSCGIIASAPRLGSRSQSISSTDMTISIHVPSEVHVTQASQSDCEDVPVPSADNAEMEFAKPIDVYCQRFVHDAQNKVSDSSEAEACSQEPHPMINKTSNNTCKKAESKAETIRDVPSRPSKLDVQSSEPNQLLAVEGTDLTKSHRSPGSASAILETGLHTTPSPADSSSSRAVSPFAKIRSSMVQVANITQAGLTQGINFAVAKVQKSPADPEAINEVKQKELKEMFTQCQTRIIQI from the exons CTACTGATCTTCTCTTGGCTTGGAACCCCATTTGTCTGGGCCTGGTGGAGGGAGTCATCGGTAAAGTTCAGCTTCACACAG atttgccatggtggctactTCTAATTCGTCAGAAAGCATTGATTGGCAAACTTCCAGGGGACCATGAGGTGTACAAAATAACAAAGATCGCAGTGATTCCCCTTTCTGAAACAGAACCTCAGGATCTGGAATTGGAG CTTTGTAAAAAACATCACTTTGGGATAAACAAGCCAGAGAAGATTACACAGTCCCCAGATGACTCAAAATTTCTGCTGAAGACTCTTACTCAAATTAAATCCAATGTGTCTGCTCCAAATAAAAAGAAG attaaagaaagcaaagagaaagagaggctGGAGAAAAGACTATTGGAGGAGTTGTTCAAAATGTTCATGGATTCAGATTCTTTTTACTACAGCCTTACCTATGACCTAACAAATTCTGTGCAGAGACAGAGTGCGTGTGAGAAAACTGACTTGTCACTGTGGCGAAAA gttGATGACAGATTCTTTTGGAACAAACACATGATTGAAGATCTCATCATCACTGAT AATACTGAAGTGGACTTCTGGATTATACCCATCATACAAGGATTTGTGCAAATTGAAGAACTTGTAGTAAACTATAGTGAGTCTTCCGATGATGAGAAGAGCAGTCCTGAAACTCCCCCTCAGGAATCAACTTGTGTAGATGACATTCATCCAACATTTCTGGTGGCACTTATTTCACGGCGGAGTCGGCACAGAGCTG GAATGCGGTACAAGCGAAGAGGTGttgataaaaatggaaatgtggcAAATTACGTTGAGACAGAGCAACTGATTCACGTTCATAACCACACTCTTTCTTTTGTACAAACAAGAGGCTCTGTGCCTGTCTTCTGGAGCCAAGTTGGATATAGATACAACCCACGGCCCCGACTGGACAAGA GTGAAAATGAAACAGTGTCCTGTTTTCGTGCACATTTTgaagaacagctgaaaaattacaaaaagcaG GTCATTATTAATTTGGTGGATCAGACGGGCAGAGAGAAGATCATTGGAGATGCTTACCTTAAACAAGTTCTTCTGTACAACAATGCAAATTTGACTTATGTTTCATTTGACTTTCATGAGCACTG CCGAGGAATGAAGTTTGAAAATGTTCAAACACTGACTGATGCCATTCACGATATTATTCTTGACATGAAGTGGTGTTG GGTTGATCAAGCTGGTGTGATTTGTAAACAGGAAGGGATCTTTCGAGTTAACTGCATGGACTGCCTGGATCGTACCAACGTAGTACAGGCTGCTATTGCAAGAGTGGTCATGGAACAGCAG CTCAAAAAACTGGGTGTGATGCCACCAGAACAGCCTTTGCCGGTGAAATGCAATAGAATCTACCAGATAATCTGGGCAAACAATGGAGATGCCATAAGCAGGCAGTatgctggcacagcagcctTGAAG GGTGACTTCACAAGAACTGGTGAAAGGAAGCTGGCAGGGGTAATGAAGGATGGAGTCAATTCTGCAAACAGATATTACCTGAATCGTTTCAGGGATGCTTATAGGCAAGCAGTCATAG ATTTGATGCAGGGTATCCCTGTAACGGAGGATCTGTACTCCATCttcacaaaagagaaagagcatGAAGCCCTGCACAAGGAGAGCTTGAGAAGCCACCAGGAATTGGTTAGCCAGCTGTTGCAGAGCTACATGAAACTGCTGCTACCAGATGATGAAAAATTCCATGGAGGATGGGCACTCATCGACTGTGACCCAAG TCTCATTGATGCCACTCATAAAGATGTGGATGTTCTGCTGTTACTTTCGAACTCTGCCTACTACGTTGCCTA ttatgACGATGAAATTGACAAAGTGAATCAGTACCAAAGGTTAAGCCTCgaagctttggaaaaaatagaaatag GTCCCGAGCCTACTCTCTTTGGCAAACCTAAGTTCTCGTGCATGAGGCTGCATTACAAATACAAGGAAACAAGTGGATATTTTCACACGCTTAGAGCTGTGGTACGCAACCCAGAAGAAGATGGAAAAG ACACTCTTCAGTGCATTGCAGAAATGCTGCGAATTACAAAGCAAGCAATGGGGTTAGATGTGCCCATTATTGAGAAAAAGCTAGAGAG gagGAGCAGTAAACCTCATGAAGACATCATTGGCATTCGGTCTCAGAACAGAGGATCCCTGGCCCAAGGGAAGAACTATTTACTGAGCAAGTTCTCATCTCTCAACcaaaaagtgaaacaaactAAATCCAACGTGAACATTAGCAATCTTCGGAAGTTAGGCAGCTTTACCAAACCTGAAGTAAAAGtcaattttttaaaaccaaatttgAAAGTTAATCTTTGGAAATCAGATAGCAGCCTTGAAACTTTAGAGAACCCGGTGGCAGATGCTAAAGTTCATGCTGAGTCTGATACAGAGATGTCAGATAATGATTCGTTCCACTCAGATGATTTCCTGACCAATTCTAAATCTGATGAGGACAACCAGCTAACTGACTCCCTGGAGAACATAGGGCAGACAGACTACGTGCTGCCTAGCTGCGGTATCATCGCATCAGCTCCTCGGCTGGGTAGTCGCTCCCAGTCTATAAGCAGCACTGACATGACCATCAGCATTCACGTTCCGTCCGAGGTCCATGTCACTCAAGCTAGCCAGTCGGACTGCGAGGACGTACCCGTACCTTCTGCTGACAATGCGGAGATGGAGTTTGCGAAGCCCATTGATGTGTACTGTCAGAGGTTTGTACATGACGCCCAGAACAAGGTGTCGGACAGCTCTGAGGCAGAGGCTTGCTCTCAAGAGCCACATCCCATGATAAATAAAACCAGCAATAATACCtgtaagaaagcagaaagcaaggcTGAAACCATCAGAGACGTTCCTTCCAGACCATCGAAGCTGGACGTCCAGTCTTCCGAGCCAAATCAGCTCTTAGCTGTTGAAGGGACTGACTTGACTAAATCTCATAGAAGCCCAGGGTCTGCATCTGCTATCCTTGAGACAGGACTTCACACgactccttccccagctgacagtagcagcagcagagctgtctctcCTTTTGCTAAAATTCGCAGTTCCATGGTCCAGGTTGCTAACATCACGCAAGCAGGATTGACTCAAGGGATTAATTTTGCTGTGGCAAAGGTTCAGAAGAGCCCTGCAGACCCAGAAGCTATAAATGAAGTCAAGcaaaaagaactgaaagaaatgtttaCACAATGCCAGACGCGAATAATTCAAATTTAG
- the INPP5F gene encoding phosphatidylinositide phosphatase SAC2 isoform X2, whose translation MQGIPVTEDLYSIFTKEKEHEALHKESLRSHQELVSQLLQSYMKLLLPDDEKFHGGWALIDCDPSLIDATHKDVDVLLLLSNSAYYVAYYDDEIDKVNQYQRLSLEALEKIEIGPEPTLFGKPKFSCMRLHYKYKETSGYFHTLRAVVRNPEEDGKDTLQCIAEMLRITKQAMGLDVPIIEKKLERRSSKPHEDIIGIRSQNRGSLAQGKNYLLSKFSSLNQKVKQTKSNVNISNLRKLGSFTKPEVKVNFLKPNLKVNLWKSDSSLETLENPVADAKVHAESDTEMSDNDSFHSDDFLTNSKSDEDNQLTDSLENIGQTDYVLPSCGIIASAPRLGSRSQSISSTDMTISIHVPSEVHVTQASQSDCEDVPVPSADNAEMEFAKPIDVYCQRFVHDAQNKVSDSSEAEACSQEPHPMINKTSNNTCKKAESKAETIRDVPSRPSKLDVQSSEPNQLLAVEGTDLTKSHRSPGSASAILETGLHTTPSPADSSSSRAVSPFAKIRSSMVQVANITQAGLTQGINFAVAKVQKSPADPEAINEVKQKELKEMFTQCQTRIIQI comes from the exons ATGCAGGGTATCCCTGTAACGGAGGATCTGTACTCCATCttcacaaaagagaaagagcatGAAGCCCTGCACAAGGAGAGCTTGAGAAGCCACCAGGAATTGGTTAGCCAGCTGTTGCAGAGCTACATGAAACTGCTGCTACCAGATGATGAAAAATTCCATGGAGGATGGGCACTCATCGACTGTGACCCAAG TCTCATTGATGCCACTCATAAAGATGTGGATGTTCTGCTGTTACTTTCGAACTCTGCCTACTACGTTGCCTA ttatgACGATGAAATTGACAAAGTGAATCAGTACCAAAGGTTAAGCCTCgaagctttggaaaaaatagaaatag GTCCCGAGCCTACTCTCTTTGGCAAACCTAAGTTCTCGTGCATGAGGCTGCATTACAAATACAAGGAAACAAGTGGATATTTTCACACGCTTAGAGCTGTGGTACGCAACCCAGAAGAAGATGGAAAAG ACACTCTTCAGTGCATTGCAGAAATGCTGCGAATTACAAAGCAAGCAATGGGGTTAGATGTGCCCATTATTGAGAAAAAGCTAGAGAG gagGAGCAGTAAACCTCATGAAGACATCATTGGCATTCGGTCTCAGAACAGAGGATCCCTGGCCCAAGGGAAGAACTATTTACTGAGCAAGTTCTCATCTCTCAACcaaaaagtgaaacaaactAAATCCAACGTGAACATTAGCAATCTTCGGAAGTTAGGCAGCTTTACCAAACCTGAAGTAAAAGtcaattttttaaaaccaaatttgAAAGTTAATCTTTGGAAATCAGATAGCAGCCTTGAAACTTTAGAGAACCCGGTGGCAGATGCTAAAGTTCATGCTGAGTCTGATACAGAGATGTCAGATAATGATTCGTTCCACTCAGATGATTTCCTGACCAATTCTAAATCTGATGAGGACAACCAGCTAACTGACTCCCTGGAGAACATAGGGCAGACAGACTACGTGCTGCCTAGCTGCGGTATCATCGCATCAGCTCCTCGGCTGGGTAGTCGCTCCCAGTCTATAAGCAGCACTGACATGACCATCAGCATTCACGTTCCGTCCGAGGTCCATGTCACTCAAGCTAGCCAGTCGGACTGCGAGGACGTACCCGTACCTTCTGCTGACAATGCGGAGATGGAGTTTGCGAAGCCCATTGATGTGTACTGTCAGAGGTTTGTACATGACGCCCAGAACAAGGTGTCGGACAGCTCTGAGGCAGAGGCTTGCTCTCAAGAGCCACATCCCATGATAAATAAAACCAGCAATAATACCtgtaagaaagcagaaagcaaggcTGAAACCATCAGAGACGTTCCTTCCAGACCATCGAAGCTGGACGTCCAGTCTTCCGAGCCAAATCAGCTCTTAGCTGTTGAAGGGACTGACTTGACTAAATCTCATAGAAGCCCAGGGTCTGCATCTGCTATCCTTGAGACAGGACTTCACACgactccttccccagctgacagtagcagcagcagagctgtctctcCTTTTGCTAAAATTCGCAGTTCCATGGTCCAGGTTGCTAACATCACGCAAGCAGGATTGACTCAAGGGATTAATTTTGCTGTGGCAAAGGTTCAGAAGAGCCCTGCAGACCCAGAAGCTATAAATGAAGTCAAGcaaaaagaactgaaagaaatgtttaCACAATGCCAGACGCGAATAATTCAAATTTAG